One stretch of Cohnella algarum DNA includes these proteins:
- a CDS encoding xylulokinase produces MKYIAAFDIGTTNVKGILVSQDMGVRAERDVPLRILQSGQRMEQHPDDWYAAVADISRHWFSAGIAPEAIVSVTFSGQMQDCIPVDGRLRPIRPAILYSDGRASAESDRLRADIGDEEIFRVTGNHMDGTLTFPKLLWLREHEPDAYERTAGFLISAKDYVVARLTGELATDPTAASTSGCMAIATRDWAGAWFERYGLDPGKMPPVRPSDEQVGVVVPEAAAFTGFAPGTPVLCGIGDAGAATLGAGIYREGDLYAYIGTTGWVAAAASAFVDVSSGAFNLSYVKPKSYIAIAPVLNAGNVMEWALAAFGPAAVPGGAGAEAGGPEPGGTETAETAYEAFERLLRTSDRSANELLFLPYLNGERCPVQKGRASGSMIGLRPTSTKADMGVAVLEGVAFALRQMMEVVAPAAPAPSGRRMTMIGGGTKSRLWCQIMADIFGFEIAVPGEAQYLPSAGAAALAFAAVGWTGDYREAVDRLGRDRQEEIFVPDPELIAHYERKYERYKLLYPALEALF; encoded by the coding sequence TTGAAGTACATCGCCGCATTCGATATCGGGACGACCAACGTAAAAGGAATTCTCGTCTCGCAGGACATGGGGGTCCGGGCGGAACGGGACGTCCCGCTTCGCATCCTGCAATCCGGACAGCGGATGGAGCAGCATCCGGACGATTGGTATGCGGCGGTAGCCGACATCTCCCGCCATTGGTTTTCCGCGGGCATCGCGCCCGAAGCGATCGTTTCCGTCACGTTCAGCGGCCAAATGCAGGACTGCATTCCGGTGGACGGGCGGCTGCGCCCGATTCGTCCGGCTATCTTATATTCCGACGGACGGGCATCGGCCGAATCGGACCGGCTTCGGGCCGATATCGGGGACGAGGAAATTTTTCGGGTCACCGGCAATCATATGGACGGGACGCTTACGTTTCCGAAGCTGCTGTGGCTGCGGGAGCACGAGCCGGACGCGTACGAGCGGACCGCCGGCTTTCTGATCAGCGCGAAGGACTATGTCGTCGCGCGGCTTACGGGAGAGTTGGCCACCGATCCGACGGCGGCTTCCACGTCCGGGTGCATGGCCATCGCGACGCGGGATTGGGCGGGAGCCTGGTTCGAGCGCTACGGGCTCGATCCGGGCAAAATGCCGCCCGTCCGGCCTTCCGACGAGCAGGTCGGCGTCGTCGTCCCCGAGGCGGCGGCGTTTACCGGCTTCGCTCCGGGCACGCCCGTTCTGTGCGGCATCGGGGATGCGGGAGCGGCTACGCTCGGAGCCGGCATCTACCGGGAAGGCGATTTGTACGCCTACATCGGGACGACCGGCTGGGTCGCCGCGGCTGCGTCCGCTTTCGTCGACGTTTCCTCGGGAGCCTTCAACTTAAGCTACGTGAAGCCGAAGTCGTATATTGCGATCGCGCCGGTGCTGAACGCGGGCAACGTCATGGAGTGGGCGCTTGCGGCTTTCGGGCCCGCGGCTGTGCCGGGCGGCGCCGGGGCGGAAGCCGGCGGGCCGGAGCCGGGCGGAACGGAAACGGCGGAAACGGCATACGAAGCGTTCGAGCGGCTGCTTCGGACTTCGGACCGCTCGGCCAACGAGCTGCTGTTCCTGCCTTACTTGAACGGCGAACGGTGCCCGGTGCAAAAAGGCCGGGCGTCCGGCTCGATGATCGGCCTGCGGCCGACGTCGACGAAGGCCGATATGGGCGTCGCCGTACTGGAAGGCGTCGCGTTCGCCCTGCGGCAGATGATGGAGGTCGTCGCGCCCGCCGCGCCTGCGCCGTCCGGCCGCCGGATGACGATGATCGGCGGCGGCACGAAAAGCCGGCTGTGGTGCCAAATCATGGCCGATATATTCGGCTTCGAGATCGCGGTGCCGGGGGAGGCGCAATATTTGCCCTCGGCCGGAGCGGCGGCGCTCGCCTTCGCGGCGGTCGGCTGGACCGGGGATTACCGGGAAGCGGTCGACCGTCTCGGCCGGGACAGGCAGGAGGAGATTTTCGTTCCGGATCCGGAGCTGATCGCGCATTACGAGCGGAAGTACGAGCGGTACAAGCTGCTGTACCCGGCGCTGGAAGCATTGTTTTAA
- the mdh gene encoding malate dehydrogenase encodes MAIKRAKITVVGAGFTGATTALMLAQKELGDVVLLDIPQMENPTKGKALDMLESTPVQGVDANIVGTSSYEDSAGSDVVIITAGIARKPGMSRDDLVNTNAGIVKSVCESVKATSPDAYVIILSNPVDAMTYVANKALGFPKNRVIGQSGVLDTARYNTFLAQALNVSVEDVRGVVLGGHGDDMVPLVRYTTIGGIPVEQLLPADRIEAIVKRTRVGGGEIVNLLGNGSAYYAPAASLVQMTEAILKDKKRILPVIALLEGEYGYDNLFMGVLAVLGGDGIEKVIELDLTAEEKAALDKSADSVRNVIQVVEKG; translated from the coding sequence ATGGCTATAAAGCGCGCTAAAATTACGGTGGTCGGCGCCGGCTTCACCGGCGCAACGACCGCGCTGATGCTCGCTCAAAAGGAACTGGGAGACGTCGTGCTGCTCGACATCCCGCAGATGGAAAACCCGACGAAAGGCAAAGCCCTCGACATGCTCGAATCGACGCCGGTGCAAGGCGTCGACGCGAACATCGTCGGCACGTCGAGCTATGAGGATTCCGCCGGCTCCGACGTCGTCATCATTACCGCCGGCATCGCCCGCAAACCGGGCATGAGCCGCGACGACCTCGTGAACACGAACGCGGGCATCGTCAAATCCGTCTGCGAAAGTGTCAAGGCGACGAGCCCGGACGCTTACGTCATTATCCTGTCAAACCCGGTCGACGCGATGACCTACGTCGCGAACAAGGCGCTCGGCTTCCCGAAAAACCGCGTCATCGGCCAGTCCGGCGTGCTCGATACGGCCCGCTACAACACGTTCCTCGCGCAAGCGCTGAACGTGTCCGTCGAAGACGTTCGCGGCGTCGTTCTCGGCGGCCACGGCGACGACATGGTTCCGCTCGTCCGCTATACGACGATCGGCGGCATCCCGGTCGAACAGCTGCTGCCCGCCGATCGGATCGAAGCGATCGTAAAGCGCACCCGCGTCGGCGGCGGCGAAATCGTCAACCTGCTCGGCAACGGCAGCGCCTACTACGCTCCGGCAGCTTCTCTCGTGCAAATGACCGAGGCGATCCTGAAAGACAAAAAGCGCATCCTCCCGGTCATCGCCCTGCTGGAAGGCGAGTACGGCTACGACAACCTGTTCATGGGCGTGCTCGCCGTTCTCGGCGGCGACGGCATCGAAAAGGTGATCGAGCTGGATTTGACGGCCGAAGAGAAAGCCGCGCTGGACAAGTCGGCCGATTCCGTTCGCAACGTCATTCAAGTCGTGGAAAAAGGGTAA
- a CDS encoding DUF2269 family protein produces MSTFMLFLHVVGAVGMGIYAVLPFVAARFRQLSTPAQEGLANGLVTAGRVGQFALVIQLLTGGYLISQADYTVPWMIVVVVLFVVMGAFTGIMQGPLKRIQAAAASNTDASGAISRVQTLSVLTLIVFLVVLWLMQDPWYA; encoded by the coding sequence ATGTCGACGTTTATGTTGTTTTTGCATGTCGTGGGCGCCGTCGGAATGGGCATATATGCCGTGCTTCCGTTCGTCGCGGCAAGGTTTCGGCAATTGTCCACGCCTGCGCAGGAAGGACTTGCGAACGGATTGGTGACGGCCGGCAGAGTCGGGCAGTTCGCGCTCGTCATTCAGCTGCTTACCGGCGGCTATCTGATTTCGCAAGCCGACTATACCGTCCCCTGGATGATCGTCGTGGTCGTGCTGTTTGTCGTCATGGGCGCTTTCACCGGCATTATGCAAGGACCGCTGAAGCGGATTCAGGCCGCGGCCGCAAGCAACACGGACGCCAGCGGAGCGATCTCGCGAGTGCAGACGCTGAGCGTGCTGACGCTGATCGTTTTCCTCGTCGTTTTGTGGCTGATGCAGGATCCGTGGTACGCCTAA
- the citZ gene encoding citrate synthase, with amino-acid sequence MTATKGLEGIVAATSSVSSIIDGVLTYRGIDIDELAEKATFEEVAYLLWKGKLPTQRELDELLAQLGEYAAVSDEVIAGLRLYPKSANSMAALRTVVSSLALYDGEAQDMSAEANYRKAVKLQAQLPTVVAAFARIRQGLEPVAPKKGVGIAHNFLYMLTGEEPAAVAIEALDKALVLHADHELNASTFAGRVTVATLSDIYSGVTSAIGALKGPLHGGANEAVMVMLDDIGSLANVEPYIQNKLNNKEKIMGFGHRVYKNGDPRAKHLQEMSRQLGELKGDSTLYEMSVKIEDLVTGQKGLKPNVDFYSASCYTMLGIPRDLFTPIFAISRVSGWTAHILEQLADNRLIRPRAEYVGPVGQHYVPIEQRG; translated from the coding sequence ATGACGGCAACAAAAGGTCTGGAAGGAATCGTCGCCGCGACTTCATCCGTCAGCTCCATCATCGATGGCGTTTTGACGTACCGCGGCATCGATATCGACGAGCTCGCGGAAAAGGCGACTTTCGAAGAAGTCGCCTATTTACTGTGGAAAGGCAAGCTTCCGACGCAACGGGAACTGGACGAACTGCTCGCCCAGCTCGGGGAATACGCGGCCGTGTCCGACGAAGTGATCGCGGGTCTGCGCCTCTATCCAAAGAGCGCCAACTCGATGGCCGCGCTCCGCACGGTCGTATCGAGCCTCGCTTTGTACGACGGGGAAGCTCAGGACATGAGCGCCGAAGCCAATTACCGCAAGGCGGTCAAGCTGCAAGCCCAATTGCCGACGGTCGTCGCCGCTTTCGCGCGCATCCGCCAAGGACTGGAGCCGGTCGCCCCGAAGAAAGGCGTCGGCATCGCGCATAACTTCCTTTACATGCTGACGGGCGAAGAACCCGCGGCGGTGGCGATCGAAGCGCTGGACAAGGCGCTCGTGCTGCACGCCGACCATGAGCTGAACGCGTCGACGTTTGCCGGCCGCGTTACGGTCGCGACGCTGTCGGATATTTACTCCGGCGTCACGTCGGCGATCGGCGCGCTCAAAGGTCCGCTGCACGGCGGCGCCAACGAGGCCGTCATGGTCATGCTGGACGATATCGGTTCCCTGGCCAACGTCGAGCCGTACATTCAAAACAAGCTGAACAACAAGGAAAAAATCATGGGCTTCGGCCACCGCGTGTACAAGAACGGCGACCCGCGCGCGAAGCACCTTCAGGAAATGTCCCGCCAGCTCGGCGAGCTGAAGGGCGACTCGACCCTGTACGAGATGTCCGTCAAGATCGAGGATCTCGTCACCGGCCAGAAGGGCCTGAAGCCGAACGTGGATTTCTACTCGGCTTCTTGCTACACGATGCTGGGCATCCCGCGCGACCTGTTCACGCCGATTTTCGCGATCAGCCGCGTGTCCGGCTGGACCGCCCACATTTTGGAGCAGCTTGCCGACAACCGTCTCATCCGCCCGCGCGCCGAATACGTCGGTCCCGTCGGCCAGCACTACGTGCCGATCGAACAGCGCGGCTAA
- a CDS encoding sugar ABC transporter substrate-binding protein, producing the protein MKKGFLLLTAIILALSLAACGASENESGNAGTENAGQKIVSIMTPFLSSVTTGQMVEELKKDAEAKGWKTNVVDTKGDVGQLASRMEDVISSKTDAIVLVSTDPNQVKSQIQSAAEHNIPVFGCDSGYIEGMAMNATSDNAAMSEMITNHLFETIGGKGNLVVLTYRAHPGVLKRTEKLDELLAAAPDVKTVTEQQVEVPGPIESARKQMESLLLANQQEGAVTAVWAGWDEPAIGAAQAIEAAGRDDIVVIGIDGNSQAVDMIKKGSPLIATVEQNFEGMADIVVAQIDRTFQGQEVEGTELYAPASLITKDSAE; encoded by the coding sequence ATGAAAAAAGGATTTTTGCTACTGACGGCTATCATACTGGCGCTGAGCCTTGCGGCTTGCGGAGCCTCGGAAAATGAAAGCGGCAACGCCGGCACGGAGAACGCGGGTCAGAAGATTGTCTCGATTATGACTCCTTTCCTATCCTCGGTCACGACCGGCCAAATGGTGGAAGAGCTGAAGAAAGACGCGGAGGCGAAAGGCTGGAAGACGAACGTCGTCGATACGAAGGGCGATGTCGGCCAGTTGGCAAGCCGGATGGAAGACGTCATTTCGTCGAAAACGGACGCGATCGTGCTCGTCAGCACGGACCCGAATCAAGTAAAAAGCCAAATCCAGTCGGCGGCGGAGCATAACATTCCCGTCTTCGGCTGCGATTCCGGATATATCGAAGGCATGGCGATGAACGCCACGAGCGATAATGCGGCCATGTCGGAGATGATCACGAACCACTTGTTCGAAACGATCGGCGGCAAAGGCAATCTGGTCGTGCTGACGTACCGGGCCCATCCCGGCGTGCTGAAGCGGACCGAGAAGCTGGATGAGCTGCTGGCCGCCGCTCCGGACGTGAAGACGGTAACGGAGCAGCAGGTCGAAGTGCCCGGGCCGATCGAAAGCGCCCGCAAGCAAATGGAAAGCCTGCTTCTCGCCAATCAGCAGGAAGGCGCCGTCACGGCCGTCTGGGCGGGCTGGGACGAGCCGGCGATCGGCGCGGCGCAGGCGATCGAAGCGGCCGGACGGGACGACATCGTCGTCATCGGAATCGACGGCAACAGCCAGGCGGTCGATATGATCAAAAAGGGTTCGCCGCTGATCGCCACCGTCGAGCAAAACTTCGAAGGAATGGCGGATATCGTCGTCGCCCAGATCGATCGCACCTTCCAGGGACAGGAAGTGGAAGGAACCGAGCTTTACGCACCGGCCAGCCTGATTACGAAGGACAGCGCCGAATAA
- a CDS encoding Ppx/GppA phosphatase family protein produces the protein MNASATVTGMIDIGSNTVRLAVYQVSSEGAYRVIDQGRWSARLSQKLAEDGTLPDATLAELAEVLRHYGSICNMHGAKQIRAVATAAIRQAANRDVALQRLKRETGLSVELLSGKDEARYGSVAMLRTMDFSDAFLVDIGGGSTEISLILGRKVAASVSFPIGCVNTAARWSLNGNPVPPALLEKIEAEARKLFEGEPWISSYPGLPLIGLGGTVRALAKFRQRSDNYPLSNLHGFEIEPRLLDESVGMLAALDVEKRRKVPGLSKDRTDVIVPGLAILRAVLKSAAASRIVVCGAGIRDGLFFETCLPREKTPSPQDVLNESVRNLTTLYPAAPREHLAQVNRLALDLFDRLAPAAGLDEPSRKWLDAASRLFRIGAVIDYNECANHTFYLLLNAHWYGLSHRETLITASIASYRGPSQLRRKLAPYRSILKDGDVEASARLGVLLQLAAALDRSESQGIVDLDVAVEKGKSLVLTARARHPLPMEKMEVESIAKDFKKCWGLSPKLKAR, from the coding sequence TTGAATGCATCCGCCACCGTAACCGGCATGATCGATATCGGTTCGAACACCGTGCGTCTTGCCGTCTATCAAGTATCAAGCGAAGGCGCGTACCGCGTCATCGACCAGGGCCGGTGGTCCGCCAGGCTCAGCCAAAAGCTGGCCGAAGACGGAACGCTGCCGGACGCGACGCTCGCCGAGCTTGCCGAGGTGCTGCGGCATTACGGCAGCATTTGCAACATGCACGGCGCGAAGCAAATCCGGGCCGTCGCGACCGCCGCGATCCGCCAGGCGGCCAATCGCGATGTGGCGCTGCAGCGTTTGAAGCGCGAAACCGGCTTGTCGGTCGAGCTGCTGTCCGGCAAGGACGAAGCCCGTTACGGGAGCGTCGCCATGCTGCGCACGATGGATTTTTCCGACGCTTTTCTCGTCGATATCGGGGGCGGCAGCACCGAAATCAGCCTGATCCTCGGCCGCAAGGTCGCGGCCTCCGTTTCGTTTCCGATCGGCTGCGTCAACACCGCCGCCCGCTGGTCGTTGAACGGCAACCCGGTGCCGCCCGCCCTCCTGGAAAAAATCGAAGCCGAGGCGCGGAAGCTGTTCGAAGGCGAGCCCTGGATTTCGTCCTATCCCGGTCTCCCGCTGATCGGACTGGGGGGCACGGTTCGGGCATTGGCCAAATTCCGGCAGCGCAGCGACAACTATCCGCTGTCCAACTTGCACGGCTTCGAGATCGAGCCCCGGCTTCTGGACGAGAGCGTCGGGATGCTGGCCGCCTTGGACGTCGAGAAAAGGCGCAAGGTGCCCGGTTTGTCCAAGGACAGGACCGACGTCATCGTCCCCGGGCTGGCCATTCTTCGCGCCGTTTTGAAATCGGCCGCGGCCTCGCGCATCGTCGTGTGCGGCGCCGGCATCCGGGACGGGCTGTTTTTCGAAACGTGCCTCCCCCGGGAAAAAACGCCCTCTCCGCAAGACGTGCTGAACGAAAGCGTACGCAACCTGACGACGCTGTATCCGGCCGCGCCGCGGGAGCATTTGGCCCAGGTCAACCGGCTGGCCTTGGACTTGTTCGACCGCCTCGCGCCGGCCGCCGGCCTGGACGAGCCTTCGCGCAAATGGCTCGACGCGGCTTCGCGCCTCTTTCGCATCGGCGCGGTCATCGATTACAACGAATGCGCGAACCATACGTTCTACTTGCTGCTGAACGCGCATTGGTACGGGCTGTCGCACCGGGAGACGCTGATTACCGCGTCGATCGCCTCCTACCGGGGACCGAGCCAGCTCCGCCGCAAGCTGGCGCCGTATCGTTCCATTCTGAAGGACGGAGACGTGGAGGCCTCGGCCCGGCTTGGCGTCCTGCTGCAGCTTGCGGCCGCGCTCGACCGCAGCGAATCGCAAGGAATCGTCGATCTGGACGTCGCCGTCGAAAAAGGCAAAAGCCTGGTGCTGACGGCCAGAGCGCGCCATCCGCTTCCGATGGAGAAAATGGAAGTCGAGTCCATCGCCAAAGACTTCAAAAAATGCTGGGGGCTGAGCCCCAAGCTCAAAGCCCGCTAA
- a CDS encoding ATP-binding cassette domain-containing protein: MALLKASRLDKRFGQNYALSGVDIEIEPGEVHALVGENGAGKSTLIKIVTGVYVPDGGELLWEGRPVDVGSPVQARRLGINAVHQERHLVPSFTGYENLFLGLDYPKRAFGAAVDWRKMRREADRLKDELGLSLELNLAASRMSPPQKTMLEIMRAMMTGCRLLILDEPTASLTDQESERLFELIGRLTSQGTAILYVSHRMDEIFRLSDRISVFRNGRSVGTFLAEDTSKERVIRLMSDDKTDGASAKRDRLRPGESLLEVSGLSTADGKVREASLTVRRHEIVGLFGLAGAGRTELLEAIYGLRRVSSGEARLKGGPIALSPRHSLGRGAVLIPEERKRDGLVAGMSIRENMTLPVLGVFSGGFRMKGRKERGEVERRMAEMNVKATGTEQAVGELSGGNQQKVVFAKALLSDPDLLLCDEPTQAVDVMTRAEIHRLLKEQARQGRGVLFVSSDLQEVLDVADRLYVMREGRIAAELDEDGLTAGQVLQICYGQG; encoded by the coding sequence GTGGCCTTGTTGAAGGCAAGCCGACTCGATAAGAGGTTCGGTCAAAACTACGCGCTATCCGGGGTCGACATCGAAATCGAACCGGGGGAAGTGCACGCTCTCGTAGGCGAAAACGGCGCGGGCAAGTCCACGTTGATCAAAATCGTGACGGGAGTGTACGTCCCGGACGGCGGAGAGCTGCTGTGGGAGGGACGGCCGGTCGATGTCGGCAGTCCCGTTCAGGCGCGCCGGCTCGGGATCAACGCGGTGCACCAGGAAAGGCATCTCGTTCCGTCCTTTACCGGGTATGAAAATCTTTTTCTCGGACTGGACTATCCGAAAAGAGCGTTCGGAGCGGCGGTCGACTGGCGAAAAATGCGCCGGGAGGCCGATCGGCTGAAAGACGAGCTCGGCCTTTCCCTCGAGCTGAATCTGGCCGCGTCGCGAATGTCTCCTCCTCAGAAGACGATGCTGGAAATAATGCGGGCGATGATGACGGGGTGCAGGCTGCTCATTTTGGACGAGCCGACGGCTTCGCTTACCGATCAGGAATCGGAGCGGCTGTTCGAATTGATCGGCAGGCTGACGAGCCAGGGCACGGCCATCTTGTACGTGTCCCACCGGATGGACGAAATTTTCCGGCTGTCGGACCGGATTTCCGTGTTCCGCAACGGACGGTCGGTCGGAACGTTCCTTGCCGAAGACACGAGCAAAGAGCGCGTGATTCGGCTGATGAGCGACGACAAGACGGACGGAGCGTCCGCGAAGCGCGATCGGCTCCGCCCCGGCGAATCGCTGCTCGAGGTGAGCGGGCTTTCGACGGCAGACGGAAAGGTGCGCGAGGCGAGTCTTACGGTACGCCGCCATGAAATCGTCGGCCTGTTCGGGCTGGCGGGCGCGGGGCGGACGGAGCTGCTGGAAGCGATTTACGGGCTCCGGCGGGTTTCGTCCGGCGAGGCGCGGCTGAAAGGCGGCCCGATCGCCCTGAGTCCGCGCCATTCGCTCGGGCGGGGAGCCGTTCTTATTCCGGAGGAGCGCAAACGGGACGGGCTCGTGGCCGGCATGTCGATTCGGGAAAATATGACGCTGCCCGTTCTTGGCGTTTTTTCCGGCGGGTTTCGGATGAAGGGCCGGAAGGAACGCGGCGAAGTCGAACGCCGGATGGCGGAGATGAACGTCAAGGCGACGGGAACCGAACAGGCCGTCGGCGAGCTTAGCGGCGGCAACCAGCAGAAGGTCGTTTTCGCGAAGGCGCTGCTTTCCGACCCCGACCTGCTGCTCTGCGACGAACCGACGCAGGCGGTCGACGTCATGACGCGGGCCGAGATTCATCGCCTGCTGAAAGAACAGGCGCGGCAAGGCCGCGGGGTTTTGTTCGTCTCTTCGGATTTGCAGGAAGTGCTTGACGTCGCGGACCGCTTGTACGTCATGCGGGAGGGCCGCATCGCGGCCGAGCTGGACGAAGACGGCCTGACCGCCGGTCAGGTGCTGCAAATCTGCTACGGGCAGGGATAA
- a CDS encoding ABC transporter permease — protein MGKTLASAAGANYVRLLRAYGTVMAAVLIIVVFSVLSPSSFATVDNAINISRQISFLVLIAIGATLVMAVGEFDLSVGSMASFGGVAAALLAVKGYPLAVVFLVTLGAALAIGFVNGWIVTRFKVLSFITTLAMGTILGGLNFRLTGGATVFENIPDSFRYLGQTSVAGIPLLSIIMLLATVLFWYVMAHTPFGRKLYAIGGNESASRVAGVRVAINKNAAFALCAAMAALTGILMASRLGSAHPNGGEGLFLQAYAAAFIGMTSFKEGVPNIWGTFVGAAIIGILANGLTILQVPTYMQDIITGCIIVAAVLLQKMGRPQA, from the coding sequence ATGGGGAAGACGTTAGCATCCGCGGCCGGCGCCAATTACGTGCGGCTGCTGCGGGCGTACGGTACGGTTATGGCCGCCGTTCTGATCATTGTCGTTTTTTCGGTTTTAAGTCCGTCTTCGTTCGCGACGGTAGACAACGCGATCAACATTTCGCGCCAAATTTCGTTTCTCGTGCTGATCGCGATCGGCGCGACCCTGGTGATGGCGGTCGGCGAATTCGACCTGTCGGTCGGCTCGATGGCGAGCTTCGGCGGCGTGGCGGCGGCATTGCTTGCGGTAAAAGGATATCCGCTTGCGGTCGTTTTTCTAGTTACGCTTGGCGCGGCGCTGGCGATCGGATTCGTGAACGGCTGGATCGTCACCCGCTTTAAAGTGCTGTCGTTCATTACGACGCTGGCGATGGGGACGATTTTGGGAGGGCTGAACTTCCGGCTGACCGGAGGGGCGACCGTGTTCGAAAACATTCCCGATTCGTTCCGATATTTGGGACAAACGTCCGTGGCGGGCATTCCGCTGCTGTCGATCATCATGCTGCTCGCGACCGTGCTGTTCTGGTACGTCATGGCCCATACGCCGTTCGGGCGCAAGCTTTACGCGATCGGCGGCAACGAATCGGCTTCTCGGGTCGCGGGCGTTCGCGTCGCGATCAACAAGAACGCCGCTTTCGCGCTTTGCGCGGCGATGGCGGCGCTGACCGGCATTTTAATGGCGTCGAGGCTCGGTTCCGCTCATCCGAACGGCGGGGAAGGCTTGTTTTTGCAGGCGTACGCGGCGGCGTTTATCGGCATGACCTCCTTCAAGGAAGGCGTCCCGAACATTTGGGGCACGTTCGTCGGGGCGGCGATCATCGGCATATTGGCCAACGGGCTGACGATTTTGCAGGTGCCGACCTATATGCAGGACATCATTACCGGGTGCATCATCGTCGCGGCGGTTCTGCTGCAGAAGATGGGGCGCCCGCAGGCATGA
- the icd gene encoding NADP-dependent isocitrate dehydrogenase: protein MQLEKFAPPTSGQPITVTNGVLNVPNNPIIPFIEGDGTGRDIWRASKRVLDAAVKKAYNGEKEIAWYEVFAGEKAFNTYGEWLPADTLTAIREYIIAIKGPLTTPIGGGIRSLNVALRQELDLYVCLRPVRYFDGVPSPVKRPDLVDMVIFRENTEDIYAGIEYQAETADVKKVIEFLQKEMGVKKIRFPETSGIGIKPVSSEGSKRLVRAAIEYAIKHKRKSVTLVHKGNIMKFTEGAFKNWGYEVAETEYADQTFTWGQYDKIKAEQGEEAANAAQKAALAEGKILVKDAIADIALQQVLTRPTDFDVIATLNLNGDYLSDALAAQVGGIGIAPGANINYATGHAIFEATHGTAPKYADKDVVNPGSVILSGVMLFEHLGWLEAADLVYKGLEKSINSKIVTYDFARLMEGATEVKCSEFADEIIKNM from the coding sequence ATGCAATTGGAAAAATTCGCTCCCCCGACTTCCGGCCAACCGATTACCGTAACGAACGGCGTACTGAACGTGCCGAACAATCCGATCATTCCGTTTATCGAAGGCGACGGCACCGGCCGCGACATTTGGCGCGCTTCCAAACGCGTCCTCGACGCCGCCGTCAAGAAAGCCTATAACGGAGAGAAAGAAATCGCCTGGTACGAAGTGTTCGCCGGCGAAAAAGCGTTCAATACTTACGGCGAATGGCTGCCGGCAGACACGCTGACCGCCATCCGCGAATACATCATCGCCATCAAGGGTCCGCTGACGACGCCGATCGGCGGCGGCATCCGTTCCTTGAACGTCGCGCTGCGCCAGGAGCTCGACCTGTACGTTTGCTTGCGTCCCGTGCGCTATTTCGACGGCGTGCCTTCCCCGGTCAAACGCCCGGACCTCGTGGACATGGTCATTTTCCGCGAAAACACCGAGGACATCTATGCCGGCATCGAGTACCAAGCCGAAACGGCCGACGTGAAAAAAGTGATCGAATTCCTGCAAAAGGAAATGGGCGTCAAAAAAATCCGCTTCCCGGAAACGTCCGGCATCGGCATCAAGCCGGTATCGTCCGAAGGCTCCAAGCGTCTCGTTCGCGCCGCGATCGAATACGCGATCAAGCATAAACGCAAATCGGTTACGCTCGTGCACAAAGGCAACATCATGAAATTCACGGAAGGCGCGTTCAAAAACTGGGGCTACGAAGTGGCCGAAACCGAGTACGCGGATCAAACCTTCACCTGGGGCCAATACGACAAAATCAAAGCCGAGCAAGGCGAGGAAGCGGCCAACGCCGCGCAAAAAGCGGCTCTCGCCGAGGGCAAAATCCTCGTCAAGGACGCGATCGCCGATATCGCGCTGCAGCAAGTGCTGACCCGTCCGACCGACTTTGACGTCATCGCGACGCTGAACCTGAACGGCGACTACCTGTCCGACGCGCTGGCGGCCCAAGTCGGCGGCATCGGCATCGCTCCGGGAGCCAACATCAACTATGCGACCGGCCACGCCATCTTCGAAGCGACGCACGGCACCGCTCCGAAGTATGCCGACAAGGACGTCGTCAACCCGGGCTCCGTCATTCTGTCCGGCGTTATGCTGTTCGAGCATCTCGGCTGGCTGGAAGCCGCGGACCTGGTGTACAAAGGCCTGGAAAAATCGATCAACAGCAAAATCGTGACCTACGACTTCGCCCGCCTGATGGAAGGCGCGACCGAAGTCAAATGCTCCGAATTCGCCGACGAAATCATCAAAAACATGTAA